One genomic region from Doryrhamphus excisus isolate RoL2022-K1 chromosome 14, RoL_Dexc_1.0, whole genome shotgun sequence encodes:
- the acot13 gene encoding acyl-coenzyme A thioesterase 13, whose protein sequence is MASVSSNTIKQVMRVLAECSGFDKVMNKVDLLAATPGKVVCQMRVEEEHTNRLGTMHGGLTATLVDIISTLAIMHSERGAPGVSVDMNITYMNAAKVGEDVLITAQVLKQGRSLAFATVDLTNKATGKLIAQGRHTKHLGSS, encoded by the exons ATGGCGTCGGTGTCTTCAAACACCATAAAGCAAGTGATGCGAGTCTTAGCAGAATGTTCAGGCTTTGACAAAGTCATGAACAAG GTGGATCTCCTTGCTGCCACGCCGGGCAAAGTGGTGTGCCAGATGCGGGTGGAAGAGGAGCACACCAACCGGTTAGGGACGATGCACGGCGGCCTGACAGCAACCCTGGTAGACATCATCTCCACCCTGGCCATCATGCACAGTGAGAGGGGAGCACCGGGTGTCAGCGTCGACATGAATATTAC ATACATGAACGCGGCCAAGGTTGGGGAAGATGTTCTCATTACCGCTCAGGTTCTAAAGCAAGGCCGCTCGCTGGCCTTTGCCACTGTTGATTTAACCAACAAGGCCACAGGGAAGCTCATCGCGCAAGGAAGACACACCAAACACCTCGGCAGCAGCTGA
- the gmnn gene encoding geminin, whose product MSFGGKVRQHVTARSNENAKVSVKNFFSQSPKTMGSSRPIAQVLQPVAVNTQLAKTSQAAKSIPKRKQWSAEQSRGLKRVKVEVKSTQTEAASTLNDDCASDAYELMVKETPPPAYWKEVAEERRKALFSVLQENEKLHKDIEAKDEQITRLKDENDELQELAEHVQYMADMIERLTGKSPNSLEEMRGLALDQEDEDEDDVIEE is encoded by the exons ATGAGTTTCGGTGGAAAAGTGAGACAACATGTCACAGCGAGGTCCAATGAAAACGCAAAAGTTAGCGTAAAG AACTTTTTCTCCCAATCCCCAAAGACGATGGGCTCCTCCAGACCGATTGCTCAGGTCCTCCAACCCGTGGCCGTCAACACGCAGTTGGCAAAGACGAGCCAG GCTGCAAAGAGCATCCCCAAGCGCAAACAGTGGAGCGCGGAGCAAAGCCGAGGCTTGAAGAGGGTGAAGGTGGAGGTGAAATCGACACAGACTGAAGCCGCTTCCACATTAAATGACGACTGTGCCAGCGATGCGTACGAGCTCATGGTGAAAG AAACTCCACCTCCCGCCTACTGGAAAGAGGTGGCAGAGGAGCGTCGCAAGGCTTTGTTCAGTGTTCTACAAGAGAACGAGAAG TTGCACAAGGATATTGAGGCCAAAGATGAGCAGATAACTCGGCTGAAGGATGAGAATGACGAACTGCAGGAGCTGGCTGAGCACGTTCAGTACATGGCTGACATGATTGAG AGGCTGACTGGGAAGAGTCCCAACAGCCTGGAGGAAATGAGGGGGCTCGCCCTTGATcaagaagatgaagatgaggatgatgtGATCGAAGAGTGA
- the tdp2b gene encoding tyrosyl-DNA phosphodiesterase 2 gives MATTSDAVDLEDSRARLCEEFAGISGTDSGVAQCYLADNEWNMERALNSFFEADLEKVFEAEWSSDKESEPATKRQKVEGKTPTESIDLTADSPGSSCKSSDTDNAGLSLISWNVDGLDMENLAERARGLCSYLALYTPDVVFLQELIPPYVQYLKKRAVSYLLLEGNEDGYFAGMMLKKARVKLVESEIVAYPSTQMMRNLLVAQVSFKGSKLCLMTSHLESCKGQGGERMKQLGEVMRRMREAPDDITVLFGGDTNLRDAEVAKVGLPAGVCDVWERLGKQEHCRYTWDTKANSNKSVPYISRCRFDRIYLRPASREGLPRWAPDHMALVGMEKLDCGRFTSDHWGVYCSFTTTPPT, from the exons ATGGCGACAACGTCCGACGCGGTGGATTTGGAAGACAGCCGAGCCCGCCTCTGCGAAGAGTTTGCCGGCATATCGGGGACCGATAGCGGCGTGGCTCAGTGCTACCTGGCTGACAATGAGTGGAATATGGAG AGAGCTTTAAACTCATTCTTTGAGGCTGACCTGGAGAAAGTGTTTGAGGCTGAGTGGTCTTCAGATAAGGAGTCTGAGCCTGCAACCAAAAGACAGAAAGTTGAGGGAAAAACCCCAACAGAGAG CATCGACTTAACAGCAGACAGTCCCGGCTCATCATGCAAGTCCTCCGACACCGACAACGCTGGGCTGTCACTCATCTCCTGGAACGTGGACGGACTGGATATGGAGAACCTGGCGGAGCGCGCCAGGGGCTTGTGCTCCTATTTAGCCCT ATACACACCTGATGTGGTCTTCCTGCAGGAGCTCATCCCGCCGTATGTGCAGTATCTGAAGAAACGGGCCGTTAGCTACCTTCTCCTTGAAG GCAATGAAGATGGCTACTTTGCTGGCATGATGCTAAAGAAGGCGCGGGTCAAACTGGTAGAGAGTGAGATCGTGGCCTACCCCAGCACTCAGATGATGAGGAACCTCCTGGTGGCTCAG GTGAGCTTCAAAGGCAGTAAACTGTGCCTGATGACGTCCCACCTGGAGAGCTGCAAGGGCCAAGGAGGCGAGCGAATGAAACAACTGGGCGAGGTGATGCGTAGGATGAGGGAGGCGCCCGACGACATCACAGTCCTTTTTGGTGGAGACACAAATCTCAGGGACGCAGAG GTGGCCAAGGTGGGCCTGCCCGCCGGCGTGTGTGACGTGTGGGAGCGCCTGGGTAAGCAGGAGCACTGCCGCTACACGTGGGACACCAAGGCCAACAGCAACAAGAGTGTCCCGTACATCAGCCGCTGCCGCTTTGACCGCATTTACCTGCGCCCGGCCTCCCGGGAAGGGTTGCCCCGCTGGGCCCCCGACCACATGGCCCTGGTGGGCATGGAGAAGCTGGACTGTGGCCGCTTCACCAGCGACCACTGGGGGGTCTACTGTAGCTTTACGACAACACCTCCAACATGA
- the c14h6orf62 gene encoding uncharacterized protein C6orf62 homolog gives MGDPTSRRNQTRNRLRAQLRKKRESLADQFDFKIYIAFVFKEKKKKSALFEVAEVVPVMTNNYEENILRGVRDSSYSLESSIELLQKDVVQLHAPRYQSMRRDVIGCTQEMDFILWPRNDIEKIVCLLFSRWKGADDEPFRPVQAKFEFHHGDYEKQCLHALARKDKAGMVMNNPTQSVFLFMDRHHLQTPKTKATVFKLCSLCLYLPQDQLTCWGVGDIEDHLRPYMPD, from the exons ATGGGGGATCCGACCTCACGGAGAAACCAAACAAGAAATCGGCTGCGCGCTCAGCTGCGGAAGAAAAGGGAATCTTTGGCCGATCAGTTCGACTTCAAGATTTATATAGCCTTTGTTTTTAAGGAAAAG AAAAAGAAGTCGGCCCTCTTCGAGGTCGCTGAAGTGGTGCCGGTGATGACCAACAACTACGAGGAGAACATTCTTCGAGGAGTGCGGGATTCTAGCTACTCCCTGGAGAGTTCCATAGAGCTTCTGCAGAAGGATGTGGTGCAACTCCACGCCCCCCGATACCAGTCCATGCGAAGG GATGTGATAGGCTGCACGCAGGAGATGGACTTCATCCTTTGGCCACGCAACGACATCGAGAAGATTGTCTGTCTGCTCTTCTCCAGATGGAAGGGCGCTGATGACGAACCCTTCAGGCCTGTTCAG GCCAAGTTTGAATTTCACCATGGCGATTACGAGAAGCAGTGCTTGCACGCCCTGGCTCGTAAAGACAAGGCTGGAATGGTCATGAACAACCCCACCCAGTCTGTGTTCCTCTTCATGGATCGACACCACCTACAG ACTCCTAAAACCAAGGCCACAGTGTTCAAGTTGTGCAGCCTGTGCCTGTACCTGCCCCAGGACCAGCTCACCTGCTGGGGTGTGGGAGACATCGAGGATCACCTCCGACCTTACATGCCCGACTAA